Sequence from the Helianthus annuus cultivar XRQ/B chromosome 13, HanXRQr2.0-SUNRISE, whole genome shotgun sequence genome:
catgtacttttggaaaaagttggggactaaatgcgatacaaagtgcagggaccatccatgtacttttggaaagctacagactaaatccaaaattttggtaaaccacggggaccaaatccaaaattttggtaaaccatagggaccaaatccaaatttTTGGTAAGCTTCAGGGACCATCCGTTTACTTTACTACTAGTAAAAAGATGAAGTATTTTTTGATTAAGGAGTCAAAAATCACGCATAAAAGCATACCAGTTGTAAATCTTGAGGTGAAACTTTTTTGACCTCTCCATTTGACATTGTTTCttcaaaatcacaatcaaatAATTTCTCGCGGTAAGAACTATGAGCAGCGGATGCCTGATAACAGCTTTAActgaaaataacattaaaagtTAAAATCAATTTCATAATTTGACAAACCATACAACTCAGCCAAATTAATGATAAGTTAAATGCAACAGTTTCAGATACGCCAACCATTAGCAAAAAATTAACACGCTTAAAATTCAGAACGATTGGCTACTTTTGAGCTATGGTAATTACAGTTTCCTTATTTCAGTTCCTACTAGAggtggcaaaaaaaaaaacagattcaCAAACCCAAACCGGTTCCTAAACCGTAACCGACCCGCTAAACTGGTTTGAAACTGAACTGCCTGTTTGTAATCGGTTTAACAAACACCTCCGTTGAAAGCGTTAACCAAACTGAATAAAAACCGGTTTCAAACAAAACCGATCCATATTCACTTATAAAGCGGTTTCAAACTGAGCCGGTTTGGGCAAAAAGCGACTTTGACATTCTTTGACCGAAACCGAACCGGTTTGGGCCCAAAAACCGATTTGTGCACCTATAGTTCCTATACATCAAAATATGGGATGATATTGGTTGTAACCTGTTGACGAAGTCACAAAACCATACTAAGTTTTTGTGTAAAGTGTGTTAGTTTGATATCATATCATATTGTAACCTATATCATATAAATCACACAAAAATCAAAGAACACGAAATTATGAACACCTGATTTACAACACAGACATTAGTCACTGAACAAACATGAACCTTCAATAATTCACATATATGCATGATCCTTTTTCTTATAAGATCAAATTTAAGAATCAAACTCTATGTAAATTGCTAACTTATAACTCTATCAGAGCATGACTTTATAAACTGAATACTTGTCTTCCCTCACAACATTGAAATATCAAATTATAGGTCTACTGCAACAATTTTAGCACAAACCTAAACACAAAATCAACCGGcaaccatagttgttaaaagccatcgcctcttgcgcctaggcccattttctAGGCGAGGCGAGGCAATTGCGCTTTAAATCAAGGCAAATGCGCTTTAATTTTTTAGGTGATGGCTCAGGCGCACATTCCGGTGAGATTCCAAGATTCTGGAGAGTTCCCGGAcaaattctctaaattctggCAAGATTCCAGCAAGATTTTTACTTTTATCTAAGGAAAACTACTTCTCCACACTAATATTTagaacttttggtactaaatagatGATATTATTGTGAGCCTAttttttctcaggccctcgctttttttgcgctttgcgcctaggccccaggcaaggtctatgcgccttgagtgcgcctagcgcCTTTGATAACTATGCCAGCAACACATAAGTCATAAACTAAGCTTCTACGACGATCTCATTGATAAAATTGATACGATCAATGAAAAACAGAATCTAAGAACGAACAGAGTTACAGTTGTTATGTGTATGCAATCAATCAACACAAATCGCCGACAAAAACATCAGTTTAGCTGAAAATTTGCATCAAATCGATCAAAGCAGCTCAATAACCTAAATATCTACAGAGTAATTAGGTTTTTATAAAATTCTAGGGTTTCACAATCTACCGCAACAAATTTCAACACAACATCACATAAACTAAGCTTCTAACGCGATCTCATTGAAAAAATCCACACGATCATTAGAAACCAGAAGATAAGAACAAACAGAGCTACAGCTGTTATGTGCATGCGATCAATCAATACAAATCACcggtaaaaacatcaaattagtGCAAAATTTTGCATCAAATCGATCAAATTACCTCTATAACCTAGATATTTACAGAATAATTAGGTTTTATCAAATTCTAGGGTTTCACAATCTACCACAACAATTTCACCACATAAATCTACCTTCTACGACGATCAAATTGAAAAACTCAATACGATCAATGAAAAGAAGAAAATAAGAACATACAGAGTTACAACTGTTATGTGCATGCGATCAATCAATACAAATCACTGACAAAAATAGAAAACTGGTGCAAATTTTTGCATCAAATCGATCAAATTACCTGAATAGAGTGAAGACTTACGGTTGAATTCGGTTTTCGTTGTTGAGATATTCGAAAATAGAGGTTTTTGCAGATGAAATTGAAGAATTTGTGTGTGTTtgaaatgaaaaagggttttgcgGTTGTTTGATTTGGCGTATCCTTGACAGTAAAGCCGTCATTATTGTTAAGAGTATTTTACATGAATAGTCCCTTGTTTATTGTTTATtgcttaggtgctgtttgttttttcaaaggtaaaatgtctgcagtctgcggaccacatctgcagacatctgtagcagaagaggtggactaaacctctgcagtctgcaagaagaagactgtttgttttttaacttctgcaaaCTGCTGAAATAACACCAAATAACATAATAGACATCATAAACCGaaaattaacatcaaaattcataTGAGAACTTTCGGATCTATGTGCAGGTAAACTATCTTATCTTgcatttatttagttttttttttttttaacatggtaacttaactaataaaataattaaatttgTTGATGAAAGAAATAAAACAGATCAAATTCAATATTCTCGTCATTCATCTTCCACCATCTAAAGAACCCTACCATCTTCTAGATCTATCTTTCTCTATAATAACCACCCCAATACTCCACCAACAACCGTCGCACAACCACCCCAATACGCCACAACCTACCGTCGGACCACCATCCTCCGGCGAACACACCACTAGATCCGTCACTTCTCGCCCAACCGCTCTCTCTAACATCAGTCATTCGTTACTCGTTTTTGAAAAGTTCTCAACGCTACCTTGAGCAACTGGAGTGACGACGGAAGCATCGTGGCCTTCTTTCTGATGAGAACTTCTGGCGGCATTTTCCGGATCTGCCCGCCGTGAAACCACCACCGGTGTTGAAGACGGCGGCGACGGCTGTGGGGGAAGAAGACGGCGGCGACGGCTGTGGGGGAAGAAGGCGGCGGTGGGAGGAGGAGGAGAGGTGTTGGGGTTttgttatgtttgtgtttttgTGAGAAGAGGTTTGAAGTGGTTAGAAGTGGGAGGTCCACATCTGTTTGGGGAAGAGGACGCGCATACCTTTTTAAATGATATCTCTTCTGAAAAACAAACAATCTGCAAAACAAAAGGTCTGCGCGTAGTCTGCGCCGCGCAGACAAAAGAGGCCAGGAAGCTCTTCTTAggaaaaacaaacaacaccttattGTTACGAGTATTTTACATGAATAGTCCCTTGTTTATTGCTTAGACTTGAGGGTATGAAGAGCCTCATCCCTAAGGGGATGAGCCGCCACGTAGACGTCACATCATCATCCCATAGAGGATGACCCTCCTTGCATTTTGAGAGGGGTGGAGGATGGGCCTACCCCACatgattttatttttattgtttaactagaattaccacccgccgcaatgcggcgggggattcattagttacatatcatgttagatgaaaggcaaatgtttctcacatgaccacAAGCCTATGTGTAAAaccaataaaaaaataattaatcgCACGTCgcgacagacctatcaaacgggaaaagTAAACACGCTGCGACGGACATGtaaaacaggaaaaaatagatgaaaaaacattgaacctcacacgcacgttgcgatgtgttaactcggaaatttagaatgacacgttaaacggagaacttatgaaagatgaaaagtatataagagactaaagttgaaagtaaaaaaagtgttgagattaaattgcgaaagataaaaagctttgggttgaaagtaaaaaaaaaattaaaggggttaaattgcaaaagatgaaaacttttgaattagaagtgaaaaatcaaattaatcaaatgggttaaaataccaaagattgaaactttagacttaaattgccaaagattgaaactttaaagttaaaaaaaaaatcaattttagattatgaaaacaaaagagataaatatatttagttaaattgatgtttaatattattattattattatttaataaaagagataaataaaaaaataaatgtgagaaattaccagagaataacacgtgtccaaaaaggatttttgtttattagtatagaaagatttattttatttgtttaacttttattgttcaacttttttatttgtttaactttataaaaacaattcaaaatttaaataaaaataagacataaaagaagatgataaaatccattacataacataaataaaaattacataacctaaaaaaaattacactacctaaaatttataaaaattacactactcaCTATCGTCTTCGTCACCGTCCCCGCCGTTTGCGTTGTTCCATATATGTTCTACCAAATCCTGTTGAAGGTTTGCATGCGTGAAGTCGTTGGTTAGCGAGAACGAGTTTAAATCATGTTGCGCCGGATCTACCGGGACAGTATTCCCGATAGATGCATTCTCATCATACTCACAAATCGCCCGACCTTCGTCTTCAATAATCATGTTATGGAGCAAAATGCAAGCGTATATACAAAGGCGCAATCTCTTCGGTGTGAACGCACGTGTCGGTTGTTCAATGATGGCCCattttttttgtagaacaccaaaacaacgttcgatgtcttttcttgcagcttcttgacgcttggcgaattttttccttttttcgtCCTCGGGATATGGAATAGTCTTGACAATTGTAGAATAAGACGGATATATTCCATCAGCAAGATAATACCCGCGTCTATACTCAACCCCAGAAACCGAAAAACTGGTGTCCGGACCGGTTCCATTAACGACATCGCTAAAGATCGCCGATTGGTATAGCACGTTGAGGTCGTTAAGTGAACCAGGGAGACCAAAGAAAGAATGCCagatccacaaatcttgagaggCCACGGCCTCAAGTATTAAGGTTGGATGGCCGTGATCACCTCACGTATATTGGCCTCGTCACGCATTCGGGTAGTTCTGCCACGCCCAATGCATACAATCAATGCTACCGAGCATTCCCGGAAACCCTTGTCGTGCTTCATGAGCTTGGTACAACTATTGAACATCATACGCGTTTGGTTTCCGCAAATACTTTTTGCTATACAGTTTCACCACATTATGGCAAAACCGATACAAACATTCCCGCGTACTTCTTGCCGACATCTGTAAGTACTCGTCCAAAGCGTCGGCCACTATCCCGTACGCCAGTTGACGAATGGCCGCAGTACATATTTGTAACGTGCTGAACTCTTCATAACCACGAGCATCGGGTCGTTGCGTGAAAAACGGGTCTTGCCCCGCCAAATCATCAGCAATGCGTGTGAATAACCGGCGACTCATTCGGAACCTGCGTCTGAAAATCTCGGCGTTGTAAAGGGGTGTATCTGAAAAATAATCGTTCACCAATTTCTCGTGCGCTTCTGtcgtaaaaaaaatataaatatgagGAAATAAGGAATAAGGATAAtaaaatttattaatgataaaccTTGGCGGTCTCTGTTAATCCGTAGTCGCCTGGTAATAACACTTTCAGACGAGAcgtcttcctcttcctcctccaTAATAATCTGCGTCGCCCTTAGCACATCGTTTGCGTAAAACATCTCCTATTCCTCCTCCGATTACGAGTACCACCAAGAATTAGATTGCATTGTGGGtgaaaagatatttttttttataaaagaatggTAT
This genomic interval carries:
- the LOC110900761 gene encoding uncharacterized protein LOC110900761, translated to MFYANDVLRATQIIMEEEEEDVSSESVITRRLRINRDRQEAHEKLVNDYFSDTPLYNAEIFRRRFRMSRRLFTRIADDLAGQDPFFTQRPDARGYEEFSTLQICTAAIRQLAYGIVADALDEYLQMSARSTRECLYRFCHNVVKLYSKKYLRKPNAYDVQ